One Cardiocondyla obscurior isolate alpha-2009 linkage group LG16, Cobs3.1, whole genome shotgun sequence genomic region harbors:
- the Pa1 gene encoding PAXIP1-associated glutamate-rich protein 1 isoform X1: MKKRSLEKNIHVVFCKKSIKSYKLIKNMECTEEDWCVECSDDEKYETDDKRKWNIKAEDIVSLIEELEVNNCVLLDLEWKCPGRRGPSPVPSNNLQQELKSPEYKIEEKSDFDFMDEMSSPRLPVRRIGESTPKGSAKKKIASFNGVISTMLRHRRLEQQEINLTPKKNNYRSANILNCDVNVKQNG; this comes from the exons atgaaaaaaagatCTTTAGAGAAAAACATTCATGT tgttttttgtaaaaaatccattaaaagttataaactTATCAAAAACATGGAATGCACTGAGGAAGATTGGTGTGTAGAATGTTCTGAtgatgaaaaatatgaaacggATGATAAG CGTAAATGGAATATAAAAGCTGAGGATATTGTTTCGTTGATCGAAGAATTAGAAGTAAATAATTGTGTACTTCTGGATCTCGAATGGAAGTGTCCTGGCAGACGAGGGCCTTCTCCCGTCCCTTCAAATAATCTGCAACAAGAACTCAAGTCTCCAGAATACAA aattGAAGAAAAATCGGACTTCGATTTTATGGATGAGATGTCGTCGCCAAGATTACCCGTTCGGAGGATTGGCGAAAGCACCCCGAAAGGTAGCgccaagaaaaaaattgctagCTTTAATGGAGTAATATCTACAATGTTAAGACATCGCAGATTGGAACagcaggaaataaatttaacccCAAAGAAAA acAACTATCGTTCagctaatattttaaactgcGATGTTAATGTCAAACAGAATGGCTAA
- the Pa1 gene encoding PAXIP1-associated glutamate-rich protein 1 isoform X3 produces the protein MKKRSLEKNIHVVFCKKSIKSYKLIKNMECTEEDWCVECSDDEKYETDDKRKWNIKAEDIVSLIEELEVNNCVLLDLEWKCPGRRGPSPVPSNNLQQELKSPEYKIEEKSDFDFMDEMSSPRLPVRRIGESTPKGSAKKKIASFNGVISTMLRHRRLEQQEINLTPKKTQSNKTHYV, from the exons atgaaaaaaagatCTTTAGAGAAAAACATTCATGT tgttttttgtaaaaaatccattaaaagttataaactTATCAAAAACATGGAATGCACTGAGGAAGATTGGTGTGTAGAATGTTCTGAtgatgaaaaatatgaaacggATGATAAG CGTAAATGGAATATAAAAGCTGAGGATATTGTTTCGTTGATCGAAGAATTAGAAGTAAATAATTGTGTACTTCTGGATCTCGAATGGAAGTGTCCTGGCAGACGAGGGCCTTCTCCCGTCCCTTCAAATAATCTGCAACAAGAACTCAAGTCTCCAGAATACAA aattGAAGAAAAATCGGACTTCGATTTTATGGATGAGATGTCGTCGCCAAGATTACCCGTTCGGAGGATTGGCGAAAGCACCCCGAAAGGTAGCgccaagaaaaaaattgctagCTTTAATGGAGTAATATCTACAATGTTAAGACATCGCAGATTGGAACagcaggaaataaatttaacccCAAAGAAAA CACAATCAAATAAAACGCATTACGTATAG
- the Pa1 gene encoding PAXIP1-associated glutamate-rich protein 1 isoform X4: MKKRSLEKNIHVVFCKKSIKSYKLIKNMECTEEDWCVECSDDEKYETDDKRKWNIKAEDIVSLIEELEVNNCVLLDLEWKCPGRRGPSPVPSNNLQQELKSPEYKIEEKSDFDFMDEMSSPRLPVRRIGESTPKGSAKKKIASFNGVISTMLRHRRLEQQEINLTPKKN, encoded by the exons atgaaaaaaagatCTTTAGAGAAAAACATTCATGT tgttttttgtaaaaaatccattaaaagttataaactTATCAAAAACATGGAATGCACTGAGGAAGATTGGTGTGTAGAATGTTCTGAtgatgaaaaatatgaaacggATGATAAG CGTAAATGGAATATAAAAGCTGAGGATATTGTTTCGTTGATCGAAGAATTAGAAGTAAATAATTGTGTACTTCTGGATCTCGAATGGAAGTGTCCTGGCAGACGAGGGCCTTCTCCCGTCCCTTCAAATAATCTGCAACAAGAACTCAAGTCTCCAGAATACAA aattGAAGAAAAATCGGACTTCGATTTTATGGATGAGATGTCGTCGCCAAGATTACCCGTTCGGAGGATTGGCGAAAGCACCCCGAAAGGTAGCgccaagaaaaaaattgctagCTTTAATGGAGTAATATCTACAATGTTAAGACATCGCAGATTGGAACagcaggaaataaatttaacccCAAAGAAAA attaa
- the Pa1 gene encoding PAXIP1-associated glutamate-rich protein 1 isoform X2 produces MKKRSLEKNIHVVFCKKSIKSYKLIKNMECTEEDWCVECSDDEKYETDDKRKWNIKAEDIVSLIEELEVNNCVLLDLEWKCPGRRGPSPVPSNNLQQELKSPEYKIEEKSDFDFMDEMSSPRLPVRRIGESTPKGSAKKKIASFNGVISTMLRHRRLEQQEINLTPKKSECSVLKPHSST; encoded by the exons atgaaaaaaagatCTTTAGAGAAAAACATTCATGT tgttttttgtaaaaaatccattaaaagttataaactTATCAAAAACATGGAATGCACTGAGGAAGATTGGTGTGTAGAATGTTCTGAtgatgaaaaatatgaaacggATGATAAG CGTAAATGGAATATAAAAGCTGAGGATATTGTTTCGTTGATCGAAGAATTAGAAGTAAATAATTGTGTACTTCTGGATCTCGAATGGAAGTGTCCTGGCAGACGAGGGCCTTCTCCCGTCCCTTCAAATAATCTGCAACAAGAACTCAAGTCTCCAGAATACAA aattGAAGAAAAATCGGACTTCGATTTTATGGATGAGATGTCGTCGCCAAGATTACCCGTTCGGAGGATTGGCGAAAGCACCCCGAAAGGTAGCgccaagaaaaaaattgctagCTTTAATGGAGTAATATCTACAATGTTAAGACATCGCAGATTGGAACagcaggaaataaatttaacccCAAAGAAAAGTGAGTGTTCCGTATTAAAGCCACATTCttctacttaa
- the Pa1 gene encoding PAXIP1-associated glutamate-rich protein 1 isoform X5: MECTEEDWCVECSDDEKYETDDKRKWNIKAEDIVSLIEELEVNNCVLLDLEWKCPGRRGPSPVPSNNLQQELKSPEYKIEEKSDFDFMDEMSSPRLPVRRIGESTPKGSAKKKIASFNGVISTMLRHRRLEQQEINLTPKKNNYRSANILNCDVNVKQNG; the protein is encoded by the exons ATGGAATGCACTGAGGAAGATTGGTGTGTAGAATGTTCTGAtgatgaaaaatatgaaacggATGATAAG CGTAAATGGAATATAAAAGCTGAGGATATTGTTTCGTTGATCGAAGAATTAGAAGTAAATAATTGTGTACTTCTGGATCTCGAATGGAAGTGTCCTGGCAGACGAGGGCCTTCTCCCGTCCCTTCAAATAATCTGCAACAAGAACTCAAGTCTCCAGAATACAA aattGAAGAAAAATCGGACTTCGATTTTATGGATGAGATGTCGTCGCCAAGATTACCCGTTCGGAGGATTGGCGAAAGCACCCCGAAAGGTAGCgccaagaaaaaaattgctagCTTTAATGGAGTAATATCTACAATGTTAAGACATCGCAGATTGGAACagcaggaaataaatttaacccCAAAGAAAA acAACTATCGTTCagctaatattttaaactgcGATGTTAATGTCAAACAGAATGGCTAA
- the LOC139109154 gene encoding phosphoenolpyruvate carboxykinase [GTP] isoform X1 — MPSKFSSISWMNLARISRQLNGKQGTFGNCFASAGHVFKVNSISTRRINHVARFVAPISVLAIERARKMPHAVDISQSSRFVTHVAKSPLIKNGLDYIGKIPLLNACMTEISPKLRHYIEECALLCNPKDIYICNGTDVENMQMLKILQKSRTIESLPKYENCWLAKTNPADVARVEKCTFISTDLKSDSIPTPRKNATGELGNWISPNNMEKAILERFPNCMKGRTMYVIPFSMGPIGSPLSKIGIEITDSAYVVCSMRIMTRMGEKVLEVLENNDFIKCLHSVGVPKYNSKVNITNSWPCDPERTIILHKPSKNEIVSYGSGYGGNSLLGKKCFALRIGSTIAKKEGWLAEHMLILGITNPKGKKRYIAAAFPSACGKTNLAMMQPTLPGYKIECVGDDIAWMRFDTKGNLRAINPENGFFGVAPGTSSATNPNAMKTVFKNTIFTNVASTSDGGVYWEGLEKEIADDVKIVDWKGNDWFKGSKIPAAHPNSRFCTPAKQCPIIDPSWEDPAGVPIDAILFGGRRPEGVPLVYQARNWQHGVFIGAAMRSEATAAAEHKGKIIMHDPFAMRPFFGYNFGHYLAHWLSMAQVKNAKLPAIFHVNWFRKDVDGKFLWPGFGENSRVLDWILRRIDGEDIAEDSAIGLLPRSGSINLESLQDDVNMSELFRLPKSFWQKEVKDLKEYFDAQVGNDLPEAITTELNRLSDNVNNL, encoded by the exons ATGCCTTCGAAATTCTCAAGTATCAGCTGGATGAATCTGGCGCGGATCTCGCGGCAGTTAAACGGCAAACAGGGCACCTTCGGCAACTGTTTCGCTTCAGCTGGCCACGTATTCAAGGTAAATTCAATTTCGACGCGAAGGATTAATCACGTCGCACGCTTTGTCGCGCCCATCTCTGTTCTCGCGATCGAAAGAGCCCGCAAGATGCCACACGCCGTCGATATTTCTCA AAGTTCGAGATTCGTAACCCACGTAGCGAAAAGTCCGTTGATAAAAAATGGACTTGATTATATCGGTAAGATACCGCTACTAAATGCATGCATGACAGAGATTTCGCCTAAACTTCGCCACTACATCGAAGAATGTGCTTTGCTGTGCAATCCTAAGgacatttatatatgtaatggTACGGATGTCGAAAATATGCAAATGCtaaaaattcttcaaaaaaGCAGAACCATCGAAAGCTTGCCTAAATACGAAAATTG CTGGCTGGCAAAAACTAATCCTGCAGATGTGGCACGCGTcgaaaaatgtacatttatcAGTACGGATTTAAAGAGCGATAGTATTCCTACACCACGTAAAAATGCAACTGGAGAACTTGGCAATTGGATATCTCCCAATAATATGGAAAAAGCTATTTTGGAACGTTTTCCAAATTGTATGAAAG GACGCACCATGTATGTGATTCCTTTTAGTATGGGACCCATAGGTTCTCCACTCTCGAAAATTGGTATAGAAATTACTGATTCCGCATACGTGGTTTGCTCTATGAGAATAATGACTAGAATGGGAGAAAAAGTACTTGAAGTCTTAGAAAATAACGATTTCATTAAATGCTTACACTCTGTGGGAGTTCCAAAATATAATTCCAAAGTCAATATAACAAATTCGTGGCCATGTGATCCCGAAAGGACGATAATTCTTCACAAACCCTCCAAAAATGAAATTGTATCTTATGGAAGTGGTTACGGTGGAAATTCTCTACTAGGTAAAAAATGCTTTGCGCTCCGAATTGGTTCGACGATAGCCAAGAAAGAAGGATGGCTTGCTGAACATATGCTC ATTTTAGGTATTACAAATCCTAAAGGAAAAAAGCGATACATCGCTGCTGCTTTCCCGAGCGCTTGCGGTAAAACGAATTTAGCTATGATGCAACCCACCCTACCAGGTTACAAGATCGAATGCGTAGGAGATGATATTGCATGGATGAGATTTGATACAAAAGGAAATTTACGTGCTATTAATCCGGAAAATGGATTTTTCGGAGTTGCCCCCGGTACAAGCTCGGCCACAAATCCCAATGCTATGAAAaccgtttttaaaaatactattttcACTAACGTAGCGTCCACTAGCGACGGAGGAGTATATTGGGAAGggttggaaaaagaaattgcagatGACGTTAag ATTGTAGATTGGAAAGGCAACGATTGGTTTAAAGGTTCTAAAATACCAGCCGCTCATCCAAATTCAAGGTTTTGTACTCCAGCTAAGCAATGTCCCATTATCGATCCCTCTTGGGAAGATCCAGCTGGAGTCCCAATCGATGCTATACTATTCGGAGGTCGAAGACCTGAAGGTGTACCTTTAGTTTATCAAGCTCGAAACTGGCAGCATGGTGTTTTTATCGGTGCTGCAATGAGATCTGAAGCTACTGCTGCTGCAGAACATaag ggtaaaataattatgcatgATCCGTTTGCTATGAGACCCTTTTTCGGATATAACTTTGGACATTATCTCGCTCACTGGTTAAGTATGGCACAAGTAAAGAATGCCAAGTTGCCAGCGATATTTCACGTTAATTGGTTCAGAAAAGATGTGGACGGGAAATTTTTGTGGCCAGGATTTGGTGAAAATTCACGTGTTCTTGATTGGATTCTTCGAAGAATCGACGGTGAAGATATCGCCGAAGACTCAGCTATTGGTTTATTACCGAGATCAGGATCTATTAATTTAGAAAGTCTCCAAGATGATGTAAACATGAGTGAATTATTTAGATTACCAAAATCTTTTTGGCAAAAAGAAGTCAAAGAtttgaaagaatattttgacGCTCAAGTGGGTAATGATTTACCCGAAGCTATTACAACAGAACTCAATCGCCTCTCTGATAACgtaaataatctttaa
- the LOC139109154 gene encoding phosphoenolpyruvate carboxykinase [GTP] isoform X2 → MPSKFSSISWMNLARISRQLNGKQGTFGNCFASAGHVFKVNSISTRRINHVARFVAPISVLAIERARKMPHAVDISHSRFVTHVAKSPLIKNGLDYIGKIPLLNACMTEISPKLRHYIEECALLCNPKDIYICNGTDVENMQMLKILQKSRTIESLPKYENCWLAKTNPADVARVEKCTFISTDLKSDSIPTPRKNATGELGNWISPNNMEKAILERFPNCMKGRTMYVIPFSMGPIGSPLSKIGIEITDSAYVVCSMRIMTRMGEKVLEVLENNDFIKCLHSVGVPKYNSKVNITNSWPCDPERTIILHKPSKNEIVSYGSGYGGNSLLGKKCFALRIGSTIAKKEGWLAEHMLILGITNPKGKKRYIAAAFPSACGKTNLAMMQPTLPGYKIECVGDDIAWMRFDTKGNLRAINPENGFFGVAPGTSSATNPNAMKTVFKNTIFTNVASTSDGGVYWEGLEKEIADDVKIVDWKGNDWFKGSKIPAAHPNSRFCTPAKQCPIIDPSWEDPAGVPIDAILFGGRRPEGVPLVYQARNWQHGVFIGAAMRSEATAAAEHKGKIIMHDPFAMRPFFGYNFGHYLAHWLSMAQVKNAKLPAIFHVNWFRKDVDGKFLWPGFGENSRVLDWILRRIDGEDIAEDSAIGLLPRSGSINLESLQDDVNMSELFRLPKSFWQKEVKDLKEYFDAQVGNDLPEAITTELNRLSDNVNNL, encoded by the exons ATGCCTTCGAAATTCTCAAGTATCAGCTGGATGAATCTGGCGCGGATCTCGCGGCAGTTAAACGGCAAACAGGGCACCTTCGGCAACTGTTTCGCTTCAGCTGGCCACGTATTCAAGGTAAATTCAATTTCGACGCGAAGGATTAATCACGTCGCACGCTTTGTCGCGCCCATCTCTGTTCTCGCGATCGAAAGAGCCCGCAAGATGCCACACGCCGTCGATATTTCTCA TTCGAGATTCGTAACCCACGTAGCGAAAAGTCCGTTGATAAAAAATGGACTTGATTATATCGGTAAGATACCGCTACTAAATGCATGCATGACAGAGATTTCGCCTAAACTTCGCCACTACATCGAAGAATGTGCTTTGCTGTGCAATCCTAAGgacatttatatatgtaatggTACGGATGTCGAAAATATGCAAATGCtaaaaattcttcaaaaaaGCAGAACCATCGAAAGCTTGCCTAAATACGAAAATTG CTGGCTGGCAAAAACTAATCCTGCAGATGTGGCACGCGTcgaaaaatgtacatttatcAGTACGGATTTAAAGAGCGATAGTATTCCTACACCACGTAAAAATGCAACTGGAGAACTTGGCAATTGGATATCTCCCAATAATATGGAAAAAGCTATTTTGGAACGTTTTCCAAATTGTATGAAAG GACGCACCATGTATGTGATTCCTTTTAGTATGGGACCCATAGGTTCTCCACTCTCGAAAATTGGTATAGAAATTACTGATTCCGCATACGTGGTTTGCTCTATGAGAATAATGACTAGAATGGGAGAAAAAGTACTTGAAGTCTTAGAAAATAACGATTTCATTAAATGCTTACACTCTGTGGGAGTTCCAAAATATAATTCCAAAGTCAATATAACAAATTCGTGGCCATGTGATCCCGAAAGGACGATAATTCTTCACAAACCCTCCAAAAATGAAATTGTATCTTATGGAAGTGGTTACGGTGGAAATTCTCTACTAGGTAAAAAATGCTTTGCGCTCCGAATTGGTTCGACGATAGCCAAGAAAGAAGGATGGCTTGCTGAACATATGCTC ATTTTAGGTATTACAAATCCTAAAGGAAAAAAGCGATACATCGCTGCTGCTTTCCCGAGCGCTTGCGGTAAAACGAATTTAGCTATGATGCAACCCACCCTACCAGGTTACAAGATCGAATGCGTAGGAGATGATATTGCATGGATGAGATTTGATACAAAAGGAAATTTACGTGCTATTAATCCGGAAAATGGATTTTTCGGAGTTGCCCCCGGTACAAGCTCGGCCACAAATCCCAATGCTATGAAAaccgtttttaaaaatactattttcACTAACGTAGCGTCCACTAGCGACGGAGGAGTATATTGGGAAGggttggaaaaagaaattgcagatGACGTTAag ATTGTAGATTGGAAAGGCAACGATTGGTTTAAAGGTTCTAAAATACCAGCCGCTCATCCAAATTCAAGGTTTTGTACTCCAGCTAAGCAATGTCCCATTATCGATCCCTCTTGGGAAGATCCAGCTGGAGTCCCAATCGATGCTATACTATTCGGAGGTCGAAGACCTGAAGGTGTACCTTTAGTTTATCAAGCTCGAAACTGGCAGCATGGTGTTTTTATCGGTGCTGCAATGAGATCTGAAGCTACTGCTGCTGCAGAACATaag ggtaaaataattatgcatgATCCGTTTGCTATGAGACCCTTTTTCGGATATAACTTTGGACATTATCTCGCTCACTGGTTAAGTATGGCACAAGTAAAGAATGCCAAGTTGCCAGCGATATTTCACGTTAATTGGTTCAGAAAAGATGTGGACGGGAAATTTTTGTGGCCAGGATTTGGTGAAAATTCACGTGTTCTTGATTGGATTCTTCGAAGAATCGACGGTGAAGATATCGCCGAAGACTCAGCTATTGGTTTATTACCGAGATCAGGATCTATTAATTTAGAAAGTCTCCAAGATGATGTAAACATGAGTGAATTATTTAGATTACCAAAATCTTTTTGGCAAAAAGAAGTCAAAGAtttgaaagaatattttgacGCTCAAGTGGGTAATGATTTACCCGAAGCTATTACAACAGAACTCAATCGCCTCTCTGATAACgtaaataatctttaa
- the Pvf1 gene encoding vascular endothelial growth factor D, with the protein MQSRLGAPFDSRSSRRRVTWMLIFAVLILDRVDGQFHGDPDHIVFPGPVGPRSRALVSKPESDSETPISLDLATRLNSIDTLEQFMQLLHGVPVSEKSVAFSNRFGGDERSNAVKPTPAKCMPELQLVPLKLDDDPSTFVFPICTRIKRCGGCCISPLLSCQPTATEMRNFEVVVTSVNDLNYRGRRIVPLEEHTKCKCDCRVKEEDCNDRQHYESHNCACVCNNIDEEEKCRKNDLKIWDSVFCTCTCRAQEPCTTGYYFNPNTCRCGPITLSRPVNRFTTTNYNFTNRRPENRRPVIIPLDPSDPRRKPKEDPEYK; encoded by the exons ATGCAGTCGCGACTCGGCGCGCCGTTTGACAGCCGGTCGTCGCGACGTCGAGTCACGTGGATGTTGATTTTCGCGGTATTAATCCTGGATCGCGTCGACGGGCAGTTCCACGGCGATCCCGATCACATAGTCTTCCCTGGACCGGTCGGCCCGAGATCGAGAGCCCTCGTCAGCAAGCCGGAAAGCGACAGCGAGACGCCG atatcACTCGATTTAGCGACTAGATTAAATTCGATAGACACATTGGAGCAATTTATGCAGCTTCTTCACGGAGTTCCAGTGAGCGAAAAGAGTGTCGCATTTAGCA ACAGATTCGGAGGCGATGAACGATCGAATGCAGTGAAACCGACGCCAGCCAAGTGCATGCCCGAGCTGCAGCTCGTCCCTTTAAAATTGGACGATGACCCTTCGACGTTCGTCTTCCCAATCTGCACACGGATCAAAAGATGCGGCGGCTGTTGCATTAGTCCTTTGCTCTCGTGTCAGCCAACAGCTACGGAGATGCGGAACTTCGAG GTGGTCGTTACGTCGGTGAACGATCTTAACTATCGAGGACGGCGAATTGTACCGCTGGAGGAGCATACCAAATGCAAGTGCGACTGCAGAGTGAAAGAGGAG GACTGCAATGACAGGCAGCATTACGAGTCCCACAACTGTGCCTGTGTCTGCAATAACATCGACGAGGAAGAGAAATGTCGTAAGAACGACCTGAAAATCTGGGACTCGGTGTTCTGTACCTGTACCTGCAGGGCTCAGGAGCCGTGTACCACCGGATACTACTTCAACCCGAATACGTGCAG ATGTGGACCGATAACGTTGTCTAGACCAGTAAACAGGTTCACGACAACAAATTACAATTTCACTAATCGTCGACCAGAAAACAGGCGGCCTGTGATAATCCCTTTGGACCCATCGGATCCAAGGAGAAAGCCCAAGGAAGATCCCGAATACAAATGA
- the LOC139109155 gene encoding uncharacterized protein, translating to MTARAQAISVVNHYSVLVDGIISGFKDHLAEDVTLKWFGHEIRGKENVAAFMLTNKKRSFHKFSNIIPVPVVSCKQSNGEMNWSMKQKINCETYTNKYSRVAHSEYETKMSTTCENSENYDQINYEDLIHKKACDKYGFCIEECTDKLGLSKDDDYFDNDLLNFNVNKNKFSANAIAAMDDQSYDLNKYELYNLFEPKITSQPIVGKIQKINRIKLKEEMAPTVRAINRECGQRDRPTVEANATKYLEANGEIKLVRIDAQTDFPFLRHWSKFEKRKFWKQQCKLQIAYSLLTNSKSSTDAIKCNLKKKAYSTHISNASTVKVCHNTSKIQNSKLPSLEEAIQVSNTLIKDVNNFGGYLQPLNFSEDREKFLKFFETKIKQKKSDIQSSVQYANNKLTLDYPNKKTFNVLYQIHKIVYMSVKGNISNEATKLKLL from the exons ATGACTGCTCGCGCCCAAGCAATCTCGGTTGTAAATCATTACTCCGTACTGGTCGATGGAATAATCTCTGGTTTTAAGGACCACCTGGCAGAGGATGTAACACTTAAATGGTTTGGGCATGAGATccgaggaaaagaaaacgtgGCTGCTTTTATGcttactaataaaaaaagatcctttcacaaattttcaaacattatTCCAGTTCCGGTTGTTTCTTGTAAACAGTCGAATGg GGAGATGAATTGGTCtatgaaacaaaaaattaactgCGAAACCTACACGAACAAGTATTCACGCGTAGCTCATTCTGAATATGAGACTAAAATGTCAACGACCTGTgaaaattcagaaaattacGATCAAATAAACTACGAAGATTTGATACATAAGAAGGCTTGTGACAAATACGGATTTTGCATCGAAGAATGTACGGACAAATTGGGATTATCAAAAGATGACGATTATTTCGACAACGATTTGCTCAATTTtaatgtgaataaaaataaatttagtgcGAATGCAATCGCTGCGATGGATGATCAGAGTTATGATCTTAACAAGTACGAACTCTATAATCTTTTCGAGCCCAAGATTACGTCTCAGCCTATCGTTGGGAAGATACAGAAGATTAATaggataaaattgaaagaggAAATGGCACCAACCGTCAGAGCCATCAACAGAGAGTGTGGACAAAGAGATAGACCTACTGTTGAAGCTAACGCAACTAAGTACCTGGAAGCGAATGGAGAAATAAAACTTGTACGAATTGATGCACAAACAG acttTCCGTTTTTACGTCATTGGTCAAAGTtcgagaaaaggaaattttGGAAACAACAGTGCAAGCTGCAAATTGCGTACTCACTTTTAACAAATAGCAAATCGTCAACAGATgctataaaatgcaatttaaaaaaaaaagcttattcCACCCACATTTCGAACGCGTCTACGGTCAAAGTATGCCACAACACAAGCAAAATACAAAACAGCAAACTGCCAAGTTTGGAAGAAGCAATCCAAGTTAGTAATACGTTAATAAAAGacgtaaataattttggtGGTTATCTGCAGCCTTTAAATTTCTCAGAGgatcgtgaaaaatttttaaagttttttgagaccaaaataaagcaaaagaaATCCGATATACAGTCATCTGTGcaatatgcaaataataaattgactCTTGATTatccaaataaaaaaacgtttaatgttttatatcaaATTCACAAGATTGTTTATATGAGCGTCAAAGGAAACATATCTAATGAAGCAACCAAATTAAAACTATTGTAA